The sequence TTAGTATTTCACTTTGTTGGAAAATATTTTTTCCAATATTATTGTTTAATGTAAGCATATTAATTCAATATTAAAAATCAGAAAAGGACAACCATTGAATGAATCAGGTTAATTGATTTTATAATAGGGGAGCTATCAATCTGAACAAAGACTCTTGTAGCTTTTTAAACCTGCTTCTTTTTTGCCATTCAACCAAAATAATTTCTTCGCTGAGTAATAAATCAGATTCAAAATGCGATTTTAATTCCCCTGCCTTTTCTACATCAATTATAAATGCATTTACTTCGGCATTTATATTGAAACTGCGTTCATCAATATTGGTAGTTCCCAATGTAGAAATATTTCCATCCACAACCATATACTTGGAATGTATCATCCCTTTTTTATAAAGAAAAACTCTGACGTTATTTTCTAGTAATTGATCCACATAACTTAAACATGCCATTTGCACCATATATCCATCCGAAACTTTAGGCAAAAGTATTTTTACTTCTACACCACTTTTTGCTGTAATTAATATTGCTTTTAATATTGCTTCGTTGGGAATAAAATAAGGAGTAGTAATCAGCACTTCATTTAATGCTGTAGTAATCATAGTGAAATAAGCATCCATAATTGCCGGTGAACGACTGCTTGCATTACTTCCCAAAATACTTATTGGCAAATTAGATTTAATTTCATGTGGAGATAAATATTTTTGCAGTGAACCAAATTCTTCATTAGTAGCAAAGCGCCAGTTTAAAAAGAAAAGTAATTGTAACGCATACACAGAATCGCCTTCAATTTTACAATGCAAATCAGCCCAGTACTTTTTTGTTTGCAGTGTATTGATATAATAATCTGCGACATTAATTCCACCGACAAAACCAATATTACCATCTATCACTACAATTTTCCGGTGATCACGGTAATTGGATTTGGTTAAATATTTTGGACTCCATAATGGTCGGTAAAACGCAACTTGCACTCCGGCTTCATTCATTTGTTTTACTTGCCTGCCGGGTATTTTGCTACCAAAACTATCAACCAATAAACGCACTTCTACTCCTGCTTTTGCTTTTTGGCAAATGAGGTCAATTATTCTTTTACCAATATCATCTTTACCATAAAAAATATAATACTCAATATGAATATGCTGCATTGCGTTTTCCATCGCATCAAGCAACACAGGAAATTTATTTTCTCCACAATGCAAAAATTCAATGTGATTATTGCGTGTGAAAACAGAATTGGAATTATTAAAAAATAAATGGGGCAATCTGATTTTACCCTGCAAACGATCTTCAATTTCAGTTCGACGTTGCTGCAAATCAGCCTTGTAATTTTTTAAATAATTCTGAATAAAAATTTGATCAATTTTTTCTTTGGCAACAAAGATTTTTTCTTTTCTTAAATTGACTCCGAAAAAATAGTAAATTAATAATCCTCCAACTGGCAAAGCAATGATGATTAATAAATAAGAATGTGTTTTTAGCGGATTCTTATTTTCCAAAATTACCCTCACACAAGTGCCGGCAACAATTAAAGAATATATAAGAATAATTATTTGTGTTGCATTCATATATTCGATAATTGATTAAAAAGATTTCATATTTAAAAATACACTGCTTCAAAAACTGCAAGTGGAGCACTTCTGCCAACGTTTAAACTTAAGGTATCACCCGTGATAATATAGTTATCAGCAAGCATGAAAACTTCCAAAAAATCATATTCTTTAATATTTTCATCTGCACAATATTTCTTGGTTACAGCCATATTTTCATTAAAACGTATACGATTTAGTTCTTGTAATTCATAGGTGCCATTAAAATAATTACAACCGGCAAAACCATTTATAGTGTTATCACTTTTTAAAATAAAGTATTGTTCTTTTTCCTGATCTGCAGTCATTAATACAGGCTGTCCATCCAGTGTTATCAGTTTCCAATATTTATTTATTATTTCTTCTTCTTCCATCGCACTAAAAATTATTTTACCTGATTTAATTGTCTCTATTACTTTAATATTTTTCAGTTCCATTGGATTTACTGTGAGTGGATCTTTATCTAAAATTACAAAGTCTGCTACTTTATCTTTTTTAAGTGAGCCTTTAGAATTTTCTTCAAAGTATTGATAGGCAGCATTTATTGTAATGGCTTTTAGTGCTTGATATACTGTTGCTTTTTCTTTATCACCAATTACTTGCCCTGTTCGTGATGTGCGATTAACAGCAGACCATACAGTAAACATTGGATTAATTGGAGTTACGGTAGCATCCGAATGATTGGTGTACATTAATCCCATGTTTGCAGCAGTTGCAATCGGACTTAAAAAATCTGCTCGTTCTTTACCCAAATTATCTACATGTACATCACCCCAAAAATAGGCGTGATTAGTAAAAAATGAAGGTTCTATTTTGTATTTTTTATACGTTTCTAATTGATCAGCACGAGCAAATTGAGAATGAATAATTATAGTTCTTCTTTCCTTATCCAATGGTTGTGAAAGTTCCTTACATGCATATTCATGAGCAGCAATAGCCATATCAATTGCAGCATCACCATTGCAATGAATAAAGAGCTGATTGTTTTGCGTATAAGCAGTTTTAAAAAGTGTATTCATTGCATCTTGTGATAAACTGGGAAGTCCTCTGCAATCATTTGTACATCCCGAAACAGGAGTTAAATAAGTCTTTGTAAAGAAGGCAGTTTTACCTTGCGGAGATCCGTCTGCAACTATTTTTGTGCCTTGTATCTTAAAGCCATTTTTGTATGATTTAAATTGCATAGCTGTATCAGTTAAATTCTTTTCTAAATCCATATAACCCGCTAATGCAATTAAATCAATTTTTAATTTTCCATTATCTGCTTGTTGCTGAAAAAATTGAATAGTGTTGCGATCTGTCATTCCATCTTGCGCAGTAGTAATTCCATTTTCTGCATAATAATTTTGTGTTTGATCAAAATACTCTGCTTGTTTTTTACTTAATATTTCTAGCATATTTCCTACGAATGGATACATCGCAGTTTCTTGAATTAATCCACTTGGTTCGTTTGAATTTGGGAACCTATCAATATTTCCTCCTTCCGGATTTGTTGTTGCATTCGTTATATTCATTTTTATCAAGGCCATAGAATTTGCCACTCCCATGTGTCCACTTGTGTGTTGTAAATAAACTGGATTGTTTGGTAAAATAGCATCCAATTCTGTTTTGTTTGGATGACGTTTTTCTACTAACTGACTTTCATCATAACCCCAACCAAATATCCATTCACCATCTTTAATATTATTTTCTGTTTTATATTTTTTTAATGCATCCAACAGTTCGTTAATGCTTGAAGTATTTCCAACGGGCGGAGGATTTAAATTTATTTGTCCCATTGAATTAGAGACCATACCAAAATGACTGTGTGGATCTATAAATCCGGGTAATAAAGTAGCTCCTTTCAAATCTACCTTAGTATAATTAGAAAATAATTTTTCTGCTTCTTTCAGATTACCCACAAAAACAATTATTCCATCTTGTTCCACTAATACTTCGGCATAAGGATTTTCCTCTGAATCCATAGTTATAATTTTTCCATTATAGTAGAGTTGAGTATCAGAAGTTGATTTGTCATTTGAATTTTTTTTATTTGTTTGTCCGCAACTAAGCAATAGGGTAATAGATAAAGTAAAAAGTATTATTGTTTTAATGATATTCATATTTTAATTTTTTAAGAATACTTTGGAATTTTGGGAATCGGCAAATCGGTAATACAACAAACTAACAAAATATATTTGTTTTAATATACTTTATAATTACTATAGGAAAATTGATTTTTAAACAAACAATTTAAACATGATAGTAGAGATAGATAAAATATCTTTTATATGGAATCAATTTATTTTCGTAAACCCATCATCACTCCAATTTTCACTTCCAACACCATGGCGCACATAAAACAAACCATCAGGATCATACTTCTTTTTTATAGCCTCCAATCTTGGATAGTTTGAACCCCAAAAAGATTGTTGCCAATTCTTTTCAAAGAAATTACTTTCAGCAAGATAACTTCCTGCATTCGGTGCAATTTTCTGCAGTTCACTAAATGCGTTATTAATTTTTAATGCTTCACTCCGAGCTTCAACTAAATCAGGTTCATGTCCGTCAATACCAATGAAGACGGGTTGTGCTTCACCGGCAATTATTGCAAGTGCAAATGCATTTAAAACTTTTGGATTCATAGCAGTGTCTTTTGCTGCTGCTAATTCTTCAGCATTGGCACCTGCCAAACCTTTGTTGAAATGCAAAGCGATTGTCCAATATCTGCTTGCTTCAAAAATTGCATCGGCAAGTTTAATTTGATTATTTTTTTCTAATAAAGAATCAGGTAACCATGCAGAATGATATGCATATAAAAATTGTCCCGCTTCCTGAATATTAGATGACCAATACGCATTATCTGCAGGTACATTTGGACGATCATCAAGTGTGATTACTTGCGGAGCAACTTGCTTTAAAAAATCAATATCCCAAAAATGTTGAGCAGGTAAATCTATAATAGTGAAAGGCATTTCAAACGTAAAATTTTCCGGCGATTGATTCACCCAATTTTCAAAATCTTTCCATAATAATTCTACCTCATTTTTATATAAGCCTTGAAAAACCAAATTAAAGTTTATTGTATTGTTTCCATAAAAAGAAATTGATTCTCCCCAATGCGTATTAAAAAGTTGTGTGTTATAAAGATTCAATATTTGTTGAATTAATATTTTAAATGCAACATCATCATTCGCCTTAATTTTTCCGAATACAGCACCAAATTTTTCGGGTAATTCACGAGTTCTTAATGTCAATTTTGTAACTACTCCAAAACTACCACCGCCACCACCTTTTAATGCCCAGAATAAGTCAGCGTTTTTATATGCATTTGCAATTTCTACCGAACCATCGGCAGTTACAATTTCGGCTTCGAGTAAAGCAGCCGCTGCCAGTCCATATTTTTTTGAAAAACTTCCGAAGCCACCACTTTGAATTAAGCCTGCAACGCCAACAGTTGCAC is a genomic window of Bacteroidota bacterium containing:
- the cls gene encoding cardiolipin synthase, which codes for MNATQIIILIYSLIVAGTCVRVILENKNPLKTHSYLLIIIALPVGGLLIYYFFGVNLRKEKIFVAKEKIDQIFIQNYLKNYKADLQQRRTEIEDRLQGKIRLPHLFFNNSNSVFTRNNHIEFLHCGENKFPVLLDAMENAMQHIHIEYYIFYGKDDIGKRIIDLICQKAKAGVEVRLLVDSFGSKIPGRQVKQMNEAGVQVAFYRPLWSPKYLTKSNYRDHRKIVVIDGNIGFVGGINVADYYINTLQTKKYWADLHCKIEGDSVYALQLLFFLNWRFATNEEFGSLQKYLSPHEIKSNLPISILGSNASSRSPAIMDAYFTMITTALNEVLITTPYFIPNEAILKAILITAKSGVEVKILLPKVSDGYMVQMACLSYVDQLLENNVRVFLYKKGMIHSKYMVVDGNISTLGTTNIDERSFNINAEVNAFIIDVEKAGELKSHFESDLLLSEEIILVEWQKRSRFKKLQESLFRLIAPLL
- a CDS encoding amidohydrolase family protein — translated: MNIIKTIILFTLSITLLLSCGQTNKKNSNDKSTSDTQLYYNGKIITMDSEENPYAEVLVEQDGIIVFVGNLKEAEKLFSNYTKVDLKGATLLPGFIDPHSHFGMVSNSMGQINLNPPPVGNTSSINELLDALKKYKTENNIKDGEWIFGWGYDESQLVEKRHPNKTELDAILPNNPVYLQHTSGHMGVANSMALIKMNITNATTNPEGGNIDRFPNSNEPSGLIQETAMYPFVGNMLEILSKKQAEYFDQTQNYYAENGITTAQDGMTDRNTIQFFQQQADNGKLKIDLIALAGYMDLEKNLTDTAMQFKSYKNGFKIQGTKIVADGSPQGKTAFFTKTYLTPVSGCTNDCRGLPSLSQDAMNTLFKTAYTQNNQLFIHCNGDAAIDMAIAAHEYACKELSQPLDKERRTIIIHSQFARADQLETYKKYKIEPSFFTNHAYFWGDVHVDNLGKERADFLSPIATAANMGLMYTNHSDATVTPINPMFTVWSAVNRTSRTGQVIGDKEKATVYQALKAITINAAYQYFEENSKGSLKKDKVADFVILDKDPLTVNPMELKNIKVIETIKSGKIIFSAMEEEEIINKYWKLITLDGQPVLMTADQEKEQYFILKSDNTINGFAGCNYFNGTYELQELNRIRFNENMAVTKKYCADENIKEYDFLEVFMLADNYIITGDTLSLNVGRSAPLAVFEAVYF
- a CDS encoding FAD-binding oxidoreductase, producing MNRRKFLKGAILLPGIAMGFSPLFASPEKYLIPELNTFKRVRPNDALWPSSEKWDQLNTSLNGNLIKVESPLVVCNNAADTNACDALFKNLKNPYFIGDNPALTQTSGWVDAWRSEPSVYAVAAKTTTDIVAAVNFARENNLRLVVKGGGHSYQGTSNSADSLLIWTKAMNNIVMHDNFVANGGESFQKPQPAVTIEAGALWFHIYNEVTTKNGRYVQGGGCATVGVAGLIQSGGFGSFSKKYGLAAAALLEAEIVTADGSVEIANAYKNADLFWALKGGGGGSFGVVTKLTLRTRELPEKFGAVFGKIKANDDVAFKILIQQILNLYNTQLFNTHWGESISFYGNNTINFNLVFQGLYKNEVELLWKDFENWVNQSPENFTFEMPFTIIDLPAQHFWDIDFLKQVAPQVITLDDRPNVPADNAYWSSNIQEAGQFLYAYHSAWLPDSLLEKNNQIKLADAIFEASRYWTIALHFNKGLAGANAEELAAAKDTAMNPKVLNAFALAIIAGEAQPVFIGIDGHEPDLVEARSEALKINNAFSELQKIAPNAGSYLAESNFFEKNWQQSFWGSNYPRLEAIKKKYDPDGLFYVRHGVGSENWSDDGFTKIN